In Methanocaldococcus lauensis, a single genomic region encodes these proteins:
- a CDS encoding ATPase domain-containing protein, with translation MKLARIDLSRDDLEKRIGGGIPYGSLIIIEGEESTGKSVLCQRLAYGFLQNRCLVTYVSTQLTTLEFIKQMSSLNYNINKKLLSGALLYIPVYPLIADNKKKDGFLKKVMETRAFYEKDVIIFDSLSALIANDASEVNVNDLMAFFKRITALKKIIICTINPKELPESILTIIRTSSTMLIKTELFSFAGSLKNVAKILKYNMAPGPYQKNIVFRVEPKIGIAVEIASVA, from the coding sequence ATGAAACTCGCAAGAATTGATTTAAGTAGAGACGATTTAGAAAAAAGAATTGGGGGTGGTATTCCATATGGTAGTTTAATAATAATTGAAGGAGAAGAAAGTACAGGAAAATCTGTGTTATGTCAAAGACTTGCATATGGTTTTTTACAAAATAGATGTTTAGTAACATATGTTTCTACACAACTTACAACCTTAGAATTTATAAAGCAAATGTCATCTTTAAATTACAATATTAACAAAAAATTGTTATCAGGTGCATTGTTGTATATTCCTGTTTATCCCTTGATTGCTGATAATAAAAAAAAGGATGGTTTTTTAAAAAAAGTTATGGAAACAAGAGCTTTTTATGAAAAAGATGTCATTATATTTGATTCTCTCTCAGCATTAATAGCAAACGATGCCAGTGAAGTAAATGTTAACGATTTAATGGCTTTTTTTAAGAGAATTACAGCTTTAAAGAAAATAATAATTTGCACAATAAATCCAAAAGAATTACCTGAATCAATTTTAACTATAATAAGAACATCATCTACAATGTTAATAAAAACTGAATTATTTTCTTTTGCTGGAAGTTTAAAAAATGTAGCTAAAATATTAAAATATAATATGGCTCCTGGACCTTATCAAAAGAATATAGTGTTTAGAGTAGAACCTAAGATAGGAATAGCTGTTGAAATAGCATCCGTTGCATAA
- a CDS encoding Nif3-like dinuclear metal center hexameric protein produces MKAKEIIEFIESFAPKELAIEGDNVGLQVGDDLDKEVKKMGIALDPSLSVIKKAEKEKIDFLFTHHPLLKDPIRNFTGIIYKKLKILMENDIILYSAHTNLDICKNGLNDALAEVYNLENVEPLYDNGLGRVGLFRETFEEFLDITKKYIHKNPIVVKSKEVGDNFKLAVLSGYGLSQSSIKYVSEKADVYLSGDLTHHSKILAEELGLVVVDATHYSTEVYGLKKFMEYLSSNLDVEIVSLDF; encoded by the coding sequence ATGAAAGCTAAGGAAATTATAGAATTTATTGAAAGCTTTGCACCAAAGGAGTTAGCTATTGAAGGAGACAATGTAGGATTGCAGGTTGGGGATGACTTAGATAAAGAAGTAAAAAAAATGGGCATAGCCTTAGACCCATCATTGTCAGTTATTAAAAAAGCTGAAAAAGAGAAAATAGATTTTTTATTTACTCATCATCCATTATTAAAAGACCCAATAAGAAATTTTACAGGCATTATTTACAAAAAACTAAAAATATTAATGGAAAATGACATAATTTTATATTCTGCCCATACAAACTTAGATATCTGCAAAAATGGGTTGAATGATGCTTTAGCTGAAGTTTATAATTTGGAGAATGTTGAGCCTTTATATGATAATGGACTTGGGAGAGTTGGACTATTTAGAGAAACATTTGAAGAATTTTTGGATATAACTAAAAAATATATTCATAAAAATCCTATTGTTGTTAAGAGTAAAGAAGTTGGGGATAACTTTAAATTAGCTGTTTTATCAGGATATGGTTTATCTCAATCCTCTATAAAATATGTTTCTGAAAAGGCAGATGTATATCTTTCTGGAGATTTAACTCACCATTCAAAAATTTTAGCTGAAGAGCTTGGTTTAGTTGTTGTTGATGCTACGCACTACTCAACAGAAGTTTATGGATTAAAGAAATTTATGGAATATTTATCTTCAAATTTAGATGTAGAAATAGTCAGTTTAGATTTTTAA
- a CDS encoding flagellar protein G, whose protein sequence is MASSALSEIIMFVAVLLIAAFVTGILTTSTYKISIGIDKKGDELSTKLSQDFEIINDPGKIIRNSESGITYLYIKNTGKDPILFTNDSFTVVIDGNIVTINDTEQLTTPGSNVLYPGDVGEIIVNYNETGYHRIKIISYTGISRIIKGYIS, encoded by the coding sequence TTGGCATCTAGTGCATTATCTGAAATTATTATGTTTGTTGCAGTATTATTAATTGCTGCATTTGTTACTGGAATCTTAACAACATCCACCTATAAAATTTCTATAGGAATTGACAAAAAAGGAGATGAACTGTCAACGAAATTATCCCAAGATTTTGAAATTATAAATGACCCTGGTAAAATTATTAGAAATTCAGAAAGTGGAATTACATATTTGTATATTAAAAATACGGGTAAAGATCCTATACTATTTACAAATGACTCATTTACTGTAGTTATTGATGGAAATATTGTAACTATTAATGATACAGAGCAATTAACAACTCCTGGAAGTAATGTGTTATATCCCGGAGATGTTGGAGAGATCATAGTAAATTACAATGAAACTGGTTATCATAGGATAAAAATAATATCATATACAGGAATATCAAGAATTATTAAAGGTTATATCTCTTAA
- a CDS encoding CBS domain-containing protein translates to MVDALKDIKVKDIMTKNVITAKKDEGVIEAFEKMLKYKISSLPVVNDENKVIGIVTTTDIGYNLIRDRYTLETKIEDVMTKDVVTIDKNASILEAIKKMDITGNTEIINQLPVVDDNNKLVGIISDGDIIRAISRYIIRDK, encoded by the coding sequence ATGGTTGATGCCCTAAAAGATATAAAAGTAAAGGATATAATGACAAAAAATGTTATAACAGCAAAAAAAGATGAAGGTGTTATAGAGGCATTTGAAAAAATGTTAAAATATAAAATTAGCTCCTTGCCTGTAGTTAATGACGAAAATAAAGTTATAGGAATCGTTACAACAACTGACATTGGATACAATTTAATAAGGGATAGATACACATTAGAAACTAAAATTGAGGATGTAATGACTAAAGATGTGGTTACCATAGATAAAAATGCAAGTATATTAGAGGCTATTAAAAAAATGGACATTACTGGAAATACAGAAATTATTAATCAACTACCCGTTGTTGATGATAATAACAAGTTAGTTGGAATAATTTCAGATGGAGACATAATTAGGGCAATATCAAGATATATTATTAGAGATAAATAA
- a CDS encoding FlaD/FlaE family flagellar protein yields the protein MDSMASILEVHKPTKLEDIPEEDSIAIILALKWLEYLCERIGTENVPDVLEFYYMIGWLGEKALSKLLKFLKGIKVDEENVIDRSGKLNITDHIVSLLFIERLNGKQISIELLDKIEWELRKIKKGAEQFYGI from the coding sequence ATGGATTCAATGGCTTCAATATTAGAAGTACACAAACCTACTAAGTTAGAAGATATTCCAGAAGAGGATTCTATTGCAATTATTTTGGCATTAAAGTGGTTAGAATACTTATGTGAAAGAATAGGTACTGAAAATGTTCCTGATGTGTTAGAATTCTACTATATGATAGGATGGTTAGGAGAAAAAGCATTATCTAAATTGTTAAAATTTTTAAAGGGAATTAAAGTTGATGAAGAAAATGTAATTGACAGATCTGGAAAACTAAATATAACAGACCATATTGTATCATTGTTATTTATTGAAAGGCTAAATGGAAAACAAATATCTATAGAGTTATTGGATAAAATTGAATGGGAACTAAGAAAAATTAAAAAGGGGGCTGAACAGTTCTATGGGATTTAG
- a CDS encoding type II/IV secretion system ATPase subunit, with protein MSEAELREAMNRNPHLRKYIENFKRIYMKIPDFMVSLSRELKELKYPNIIYPIGDPIFIHIFGTPETKTKYIVIEPKLETPEEKLKYKMILNRILELAPYEKTPKSVEEFEEVLVRLFDASTKVTENFNEGGFLRRIFKFADNKIRITKEEREKYLYILKRDLIGLGNLEPIARDPYLEDIHVIGPKNCHVVHKIFGMLPTNITWEDEVELADYLKNIGERMGRPVSDAHPIVDGALPDGSRINIVYSTDVSPKGPSFTIRKFTDVPISVTQLISWGTFSTEIAAYLWLCLEYGMSIFICGETASGKTTTLNAILPFIKPDSKIFSCEDTPEVKPPHPVWQQLITRERGPEESRVTLFDLLRAALRSRPNYIIVGEIRSVEAAVAFQAMQTGHPVLSTFHAANVRKMIQRLNGDPINVPLTFMDNLNVALFQLAVYQRGKVLRRVVTIEEIEGYYKEVDGVITRAVFQWEPDKDRHIFTGKNNSYILEEKIAKAAGYEDPRDIYNELELRARILEEMIAREIFDYYQVRDIIWAFYEKGLEGLPFPI; from the coding sequence ATGAGTGAAGCTGAGTTAAGAGAAGCCATGAACAGAAATCCACATTTACGAAAATATATCGAAAACTTTAAGAGAATCTATATGAAAATTCCTGATTTTATGGTGTCCCTATCAAGAGAGTTAAAAGAACTAAAATATCCTAATATTATATATCCAATTGGTGACCCTATATTTATACATATATTTGGAACTCCTGAAACTAAAACGAAATATATTGTTATTGAGCCAAAATTAGAAACTCCTGAAGAAAAATTAAAGTATAAAATGATTTTAAATAGAATCTTAGAATTAGCCCCATACGAAAAAACTCCTAAAAGTGTAGAGGAATTTGAAGAAGTTTTAGTAAGATTGTTTGATGCTTCAACAAAGGTTACAGAAAACTTTAATGAAGGAGGATTTCTTAGGAGAATTTTTAAATTTGCAGACAACAAGATAAGAATCACTAAAGAAGAAAGAGAAAAATATCTTTACATCTTAAAAAGAGATTTAATAGGTTTAGGAAACTTAGAACCTATTGCAAGAGATCCATACTTAGAGGATATTCACGTTATTGGTCCAAAAAATTGTCATGTTGTTCATAAAATTTTCGGAATGCTGCCTACCAATATAACATGGGAAGATGAAGTAGAGCTTGCTGATTATTTAAAGAATATAGGAGAACGAATGGGAAGGCCTGTATCAGATGCTCATCCAATAGTTGATGGTGCTTTACCAGACGGTTCAAGAATTAATATTGTTTACTCCACAGATGTTTCTCCAAAGGGGCCATCATTTACAATTAGGAAATTTACAGATGTTCCAATTAGTGTAACACAACTTATTAGTTGGGGAACATTTTCTACAGAAATTGCCGCATATTTATGGTTATGTTTAGAGTATGGTATGAGTATATTTATCTGTGGAGAAACTGCATCTGGAAAAACAACAACATTAAATGCAATATTACCATTTATAAAACCTGATTCAAAAATATTTTCATGTGAAGATACTCCAGAAGTTAAACCACCTCATCCTGTATGGCAACAGCTAATTACAAGAGAAAGAGGACCTGAAGAAAGTAGAGTTACATTGTTTGATCTGTTAAGAGCTGCATTAAGATCAAGGCCCAATTATATCATTGTTGGGGAAATTAGGAGTGTTGAAGCAGCAGTTGCATTTCAAGCTATGCAAACAGGACACCCAGTATTATCAACATTTCACGCTGCTAATGTTAGAAAGATGATACAAAGATTAAATGGAGATCCAATTAATGTTCCACTAACATTTATGGACAACTTAAACGTTGCACTGTTCCAGTTGGCAGTTTATCAGAGAGGTAAAGTCTTGAGAAGAGTAGTTACAATTGAAGAGATTGAAGGATACTATAAAGAGGTAGATGGTGTAATTACAAGAGCTGTATTTCAATGGGAACCTGATAAAGATAGGCACATATTTACAGGTAAAAACAATAGTTACATATTAGAAGAAAAGATTGCCAAGGCTGCAGGTTATGAAGATCCAAGAGACATATATAATGAGTTAGAATTAAGAGCAAGGATCTTAGAGGAGATGATTGCAAGAGAAATTTTTGATTATTATCAAGTTAGAGATATTATCTGGGCATTTTACGAGAAAGGTTTAGAAGGGCTTCCATTCCCAATCTGA
- a CDS encoding helix-turn-helix domain-containing protein, with protein MCLVFIDPMIIRSLNKSKLRKKILYLLYKIYPNGIYLSEISRRVRSDPSNVLGCLKGLNGRYNGNFSLIELGLVECVEVGGMKLYKLTDYGKKIVDILMDQDSDFIDTLRW; from the coding sequence ATGTGCTTAGTATTTATCGATCCAATGATCATTAGATCACTTAATAAAAGTAAATTAAGAAAAAAAATATTATATCTACTATATAAAATATATCCTAATGGCATTTACTTATCAGAAATTTCAAGAAGAGTAAGATCTGACCCCAGTAATGTTCTTGGATGTTTAAAAGGTTTAAATGGAAGGTATAATGGTAATTTTTCCCTAATTGAATTAGGATTAGTAGAATGCGTTGAAGTGGGGGGAATGAAATTATATAAGCTAACAGATTATGGAAAAAAAATTGTTGATATATTAATGGATCAAGATAGTGATTTTATAGATACTTTAAGGTGGTAG
- the mmp11 gene encoding methanogenesis marker protein 11, whose amino-acid sequence MHHHDIHYKKVIAMVDDALNFVEIVEEHPCPNGSEWVIYQYKRTSPLILSAWRNGNKHHFVTKIGKEKLNLVPSLSAAGIEEVYIENDKVHIVYAGLAGGGVGTELRKGAENVIEVNILEKGGGSKVGRAEVVTPKMEKVIIGIDDTDTKEKGATWVLAHEIGLEVEKHKLGYYLDHTIVQLYPGNPNKTQNCVSIALSFAVYPEYKYKIDKFVKKLLKERSLSDNTAMAVYYGLFPSKSMKLFTMKAKKKMVTLEEAKSIALRNNIKIIPVTGEGGIIGAVAALGLAEHHNLAPKLCEDIEMKKTII is encoded by the coding sequence ATGCACCATCATGATATTCATTATAAAAAAGTTATAGCTATGGTTGATGATGCTCTAAATTTTGTTGAAATAGTTGAGGAACATCCTTGTCCTAATGGCAGTGAGTGGGTTATATATCAATATAAGAGAACTTCTCCATTAATTTTATCAGCGTGGAGAAATGGAAATAAACATCATTTTGTAACTAAAATTGGTAAAGAAAAATTAAATTTAGTTCCTTCATTATCTGCCGCTGGAATTGAAGAAGTTTATATTGAAAATGATAAAGTTCATATCGTCTATGCTGGATTAGCTGGAGGAGGAGTAGGGACTGAATTAAGAAAAGGGGCTGAAAATGTCATTGAAGTAAATATCTTAGAGAAGGGTGGCGGTTCAAAAGTAGGAAGGGCTGAAGTGGTAACTCCAAAAATGGAGAAGGTTATTATTGGTATAGATGATACAGACACAAAAGAGAAAGGAGCCACTTGGGTTTTGGCTCACGAAATTGGTTTAGAAGTAGAGAAACATAAGTTAGGTTATTACTTAGATCATACAATTGTCCAACTATATCCGGGAAATCCTAACAAAACTCAAAATTGCGTTTCAATTGCTTTAAGTTTTGCTGTTTATCCAGAATACAAATATAAAATTGATAAATTTGTTAAAAAATTGTTAAAAGAGAGAAGTTTATCAGATAATACTGCAATGGCTGTATATTATGGACTATTTCCATCAAAAAGTATGAAATTATTTACTATGAAGGCAAAAAAGAAAATGGTTACATTAGAAGAAGCAAAATCTATCGCCTTAAGAAACAATATAAAAATAATTCCAGTTACTGGCGAAGGAGGAATTATTGGGGCTGTGGCAGCGTTAGGTTTGGCTGAACATCACAACTTAGCTCCTAAATTATGCGAAGATATTGAAATGAAGAAAACTATAATATAA
- a CDS encoding class I SAM-dependent methyltransferase, giving the protein MRFDSLNIEEIVEGRFNIDKDTKKVDEIICEVINNIVPSEIKLKKKIEMIDSTIEYLGYELLTTFIKQGVEFGIFSIISKYSPKIDEIPSLVKYPNTQFVIDYIKTSLNIGILKYDDNKIKINEDYEVNIKMPKFNKIISDYIMKYNFITYISRYALISYTHPKISINFKKDPDIWDMILSSPYYSLFREIANEYLKIEVDDYILDVGCGSRSPKYFIDIIYPKGFYMGVDISKGLLQIAECRVKKLYYDCYDFKNIDFTKIIPKEKYDYVICTHTLKYASLLKQFLLNMMNSIHRGGKIFISEDFIPKNSKENCTYKEIFEFYNRLNCRFRRYYSEEDITNVLNLLGFDFKIKRLGNGILVIEKI; this is encoded by the coding sequence ATGAGATTTGATTCTTTGAATATCGAAGAGATTGTTGAAGGAAGGTTTAACATAGATAAAGATACAAAAAAAGTAGATGAAATTATTTGTGAAGTTATAAATAATATAGTACCATCTGAAATTAAACTAAAAAAGAAAATTGAAATGATAGATAGCACCATAGAATACTTAGGTTATGAATTACTTACTACCTTTATAAAGCAGGGAGTAGAATTTGGAATCTTTTCAATTATCTCAAAATATTCTCCAAAAATTGATGAGATTCCTTCGTTAGTTAAATATCCAAATACTCAGTTTGTTATTGACTACATAAAAACATCATTAAACATTGGAATTTTAAAGTATGATGACAATAAAATTAAAATAAACGAAGATTATGAAGTAAATATAAAAATGCCAAAGTTTAACAAAATTATTAGTGATTACATAATGAAATATAACTTTATAACTTATATATCAAGGTATGCTTTAATTAGCTATACCCACCCAAAGATCTCTATAAATTTCAAAAAAGATCCTGACATATGGGATATGATATTAAGCAGTCCATATTATTCATTGTTTAGAGAAATTGCAAATGAGTATTTAAAAATTGAAGTGGATGACTATATACTAGATGTAGGGTGTGGTTCAAGATCTCCAAAATACTTTATAGATATTATTTATCCTAAAGGATTCTATATGGGTGTGGATATATCAAAAGGTTTATTACAAATTGCAGAATGTAGGGTAAAAAAATTATATTATGACTGTTACGATTTTAAAAATATAGATTTTACTAAAATAATTCCTAAAGAGAAATATGATTATGTTATATGCACACATACGTTAAAATATGCTTCATTGTTAAAACAATTTTTATTAAATATGATGAATTCTATTCATAGGGGTGGAAAAATATTTATTTCAGAAGATTTTATTCCGAAAAACAGTAAAGAAAACTGTACTTATAAAGAGATATTTGAATTTTATAATAGACTAAATTGTAGATTTAGAAGATATTATTCAGAAGAAGATATCACTAATGTTCTTAATTTATTAGGATTTGATTTTAAAATTAAAAGATTAGGTAATGGAATTTTAGTCATTGAAAAGATATAA
- the flaJ gene encoding archaellar assembly protein FlaJ: MVFDLLPRIGLKPKDYLLKILLPAIIISIVLTIIGIVFFKGFILYLYLLLPIIILSSAIIYPYIVLDSQKNKINERLHIFITKFGTLSITDLNRKDLLKILSEETEELGELAKESNKLYVLTDKWGRSLAEACRFLSQRTPSSEFADFLDRLAYALDSGEELKEFLIKEQDIVMDDYAAFYKRWLYSLDMYKELYVSAMTSVAFFLAFSILVPFLLPYDFVFMATISLFTFFGIELLILIIIKNSIIFDRLWHTGEKPTDTDKKLKKWLIISIILTIILLSFLIWTKFIIGLSPFCRIPYMILIALGFTPLAIVGIITSKEENKVKRKEFVFPDFLRSLGDSVSAKGGGMVESLEYLSNHDFGPLTENIKRLYKRLALNIDSNKSWRFFGYESCSYLIQLFSDIFSRCIYFGGDPKIAANIISNNFRKIVQLRKSKYQTVQQFIGIIYGLGGGLALALFASLGVAKMINEIYSSLSIPETVVQILHVIPIQSSGLLEYIIFGTLIVYSAISGILIKILDGGHKYAALLHFVIILWICAIVAYVTKLLVSQVLGASVPIY, from the coding sequence GTGGTATTCGATTTATTACCAAGAATTGGGCTTAAGCCCAAAGATTATTTATTAAAAATTTTACTGCCCGCTATCATTATTTCCATAGTTTTAACTATAATTGGAATTGTATTTTTTAAAGGCTTTATCTTATATTTATATTTACTTTTGCCAATTATAATACTTTCAAGTGCAATTATATATCCTTACATTGTTTTAGATTCTCAAAAAAATAAAATAAATGAAAGATTACATATTTTCATAACAAAATTTGGTACTTTATCTATAACAGACTTGAATAGAAAAGATCTATTAAAAATACTTTCAGAAGAGACAGAAGAACTTGGAGAATTAGCAAAAGAATCTAATAAACTGTATGTATTAACTGACAAGTGGGGAAGATCATTAGCAGAAGCTTGTAGATTTTTATCTCAGAGAACTCCAAGTAGTGAATTTGCAGATTTCTTAGATAGATTAGCGTATGCTTTAGATAGTGGTGAAGAGCTTAAAGAATTTTTAATAAAGGAGCAAGATATAGTTATGGATGATTATGCAGCATTCTATAAAAGATGGTTATATTCTCTTGATATGTATAAAGAACTCTATGTTAGTGCAATGACATCTGTAGCGTTTTTTTTAGCTTTCTCCATATTAGTTCCATTCTTGCTACCTTATGATTTTGTTTTTATGGCTACTATTTCCTTATTTACATTTTTTGGAATTGAGTTACTTATTCTTATTATCATAAAAAACAGCATAATATTTGACAGATTGTGGCATACTGGAGAAAAACCTACAGATACTGATAAAAAGCTTAAAAAATGGTTAATTATATCTATAATTCTCACTATAATTTTGTTATCATTTTTAATATGGACTAAATTTATAATTGGGTTATCACCATTTTGTAGAATACCCTATATGATATTAATAGCTTTAGGATTTACACCATTAGCCATAGTAGGAATTATTACATCAAAAGAAGAAAACAAAGTTAAAAGAAAGGAATTTGTATTTCCAGATTTTTTAAGGTCTTTAGGAGATTCAGTAAGTGCTAAAGGAGGAGGAATGGTAGAATCCTTAGAGTATTTATCAAATCACGATTTTGGACCTCTTACAGAAAACATTAAAAGACTATATAAAAGATTAGCTTTAAATATAGACTCTAATAAATCTTGGAGATTTTTTGGCTATGAATCTTGTAGCTACTTAATACAACTATTTTCAGATATATTTTCAAGGTGTATATACTTTGGAGGAGATCCAAAAATAGCAGCCAATATAATAAGTAACAATTTTAGAAAGATTGTTCAGTTGAGAAAATCTAAGTATCAAACAGTTCAACAATTTATTGGAATAATTTATGGTCTTGGTGGTGGTTTAGCTTTAGCATTATTTGCCTCATTAGGTGTAGCTAAGATGATTAATGAAATATACTCTTCATTAAGCATACCAGAAACGGTCGTCCAAATTTTACATGTAATACCTATCCAAAGTTCAGGGCTCCTTGAATATATAATATTTGGGACACTTATAGTTTATTCTGCAATTTCAGGAATTTTGATCAAAATATTAGATGGTGGTCATAAGTATGCAGCATTGTTACACTTCGTTATTATTCTATGGATATGTGCTATAGTTGCATATGTAACAAAACTGTTAGTTTCACAGGTATTAGGAGCTTCCGTTCCGATTTACTAA
- a CDS encoding winged helix-turn-helix transcriptional regulator has translation MPIFQVLGKKGTIEILYKIKEGVNSFTNIKEAMDRDGCSVSTRTLAERLSELENENLIQKIGNKYYLTKKGEESLEIIENILKWEAKWEEAKIPKIIIGMLGDKER, from the coding sequence ATGCCAATATTTCAAGTTCTTGGTAAAAAGGGAACAATAGAAATATTATATAAAATTAAAGAGGGGGTTAATTCTTTTACTAACATAAAGGAAGCTATGGATAGGGATGGCTGTAGTGTTAGTACAAGAACTCTTGCTGAAAGATTAAGTGAATTAGAGAACGAAAATTTAATACAAAAAATCGGAAATAAATATTATCTGACTAAAAAAGGAGAAGAATCTTTAGAAATTATTGAGAATATTTTAAAATGGGAAGCCAAGTGGGAAGAAGCAAAAATCCCAAAAATTATAATTGGAATGCTTGGAGATAAAGAAAGATAA
- a CDS encoding ParA family protein, with translation MKIVTFSVAKGGVGKTIITANVAAALAIKNKKVLLIDGDIGSKSLSHLLNIKSEVFLLDVIESGGSIKDAIVKTSIENLELLSIGKSLTDYLKFDIDVLKKFDELKDYDYIFIDAPTTSSGIETYLALGFSNYFVPILDYTAFGPSLQGAINTIVIGKNYLESEPVGFIINKADELPETVVNDVKKILGLECISIIHKSSVVEQSYAKKEIVYLKHSDKKFNSEINKIVNVLEKLKEAKKRNIPKVLEKIKESTLL, from the coding sequence ATGAAAATAGTTACATTTTCTGTTGCAAAGGGTGGTGTAGGAAAAACAATCATTACAGCAAATGTTGCAGCAGCATTAGCAATAAAAAATAAGAAAGTCTTACTTATTGATGGAGATATAGGATCAAAATCCTTATCTCATCTTTTAAATATAAAATCAGAGGTATTTTTGTTGGATGTAATAGAAAGTGGAGGTTCAATAAAAGATGCCATAGTTAAAACATCAATTGAAAATCTTGAATTATTGTCAATTGGTAAGTCACTTACTGATTACTTAAAATTTGACATAGATGTGCTAAAAAAATTTGATGAGTTAAAAGATTACGACTATATATTTATAGATGCCCCAACAACATCAAGTGGTATTGAGACATACTTAGCGTTAGGGTTTTCTAACTACTTTGTTCCAATTTTGGATTATACTGCATTTGGTCCAAGTTTGCAGGGGGCTATAAATACTATAGTAATTGGAAAAAATTATTTAGAAAGTGAGCCAGTAGGATTTATAATAAACAAAGCTGATGAGTTGCCAGAAACAGTTGTTAACGATGTTAAGAAAATATTAGGTTTGGAGTGTATCTCTATCATTCACAAAAGTTCTGTAGTAGAACAATCCTACGCAAAAAAAGAAATTGTCTATTTAAAACATTCAGATAAAAAATTCAACTCTGAAATTAATAAAATCGTTAATGTATTAGAAAAACTAAAAGAAGCAAAGAAAAGAAACATTCCTAAGGTTCTTGAAAAAATAAAAGAAAGCACTTTGTTATAA
- the flaK gene encoding preflagellin peptidase FlaK, with product MLNYIVGVVGLLIASIQDIKSREISDYIWIIMAIFGFLYSIYLTIIAHNLLFICQSAIGFLVCFFLGYFMFLLGAGGGDGKLFMGIGALIPKYSMPIYSSLGLLLNYNPYIPSFPIMVFINALFLSIIIPIVIFIKNIIRGYKPRTKKEIICMFIGEKMKVSDAIKKERIVLGNQENLKLLPSVEESYDISKYDKNEEVWVTPSIPFVVPIFLSYLLTPIIGDKIIEIFLSILNL from the coding sequence ATGCTAAATTATATTGTAGGAGTTGTTGGATTGTTAATCGCCTCAATTCAGGATATAAAAAGTAGAGAAATTAGTGATTATATCTGGATAATAATGGCTATTTTTGGGTTCTTATATAGTATTTATTTAACAATAATAGCACATAATCTACTGTTTATTTGTCAATCAGCTATTGGATTTTTAGTTTGTTTCTTTTTAGGTTATTTTATGTTCTTATTAGGAGCAGGAGGAGGTGATGGAAAATTGTTTATGGGTATTGGGGCGTTAATACCTAAGTATTCTATGCCAATATATTCTTCATTAGGTTTACTTTTAAATTACAATCCTTATATTCCTTCATTTCCAATAATGGTATTTATTAATGCGTTATTTTTATCTATAATTATCCCAATTGTTATATTTATAAAAAATATAATTAGAGGTTATAAACCAAGAACAAAAAAAGAAATTATATGTATGTTTATTGGAGAAAAAATGAAGGTTTCTGATGCTATAAAAAAAGAAAGGATAGTTCTGGGTAATCAAGAAAATTTAAAATTATTACCAAGCGTAGAAGAGAGTTATGATATTTCAAAATATGATAAAAATGAGGAAGTTTGGGTAACTCCATCTATTCCATTTGTTGTACCTATTTTTTTATCATATCTACTAACACCAATAATAGGAGATAAAATTATAGAAATTTTTCTTTCTATTTTAAATTTATAA